The following are encoded together in the Leuconostoc mesenteroides subsp. mesenteroides ATCC 8293 genome:
- a CDS encoding acyltransferase family protein codes for MESPKRRYIKGFDGLRALAVIGVILFHLMPTKFVGGWFGVPLFFVISGYLITDQLIQEFDRNHKIAIFKFYKRRLKRLYPALVAMMLIVTAVILLFDHQLVYNLRPTVETNLLYVFNFWAIGHGPSYFQQFGGASPFTHLWSLSIEGQFYFIWPLVVWAILRLGLKRINIASVLILLSLISAILMAVLYDPTAINRVYYGTDTRLFAILLGTALAFVWPSIKLSNHVSSKVQRYLNIAGFCSFLLWGLGTLWLNGQHPATYYGLMYLLTIASTVLVAVTAHPASWHAKILDNKLLNYLGKRSYSIYLYQLPVFVFYEKFIPHYQPNVLNILIEIALVLLLSELSYRYVENLFRRNGENLRQVGHWLVQSRNRFFLILTPALIFLLFIGHGLASQNAGQPQPQTELQKKLLKNKLAVKKSNQIAQKSAKHSSKQSSNKNMSAADKKVIATYDLNAAQYMSFKNMSFTAIGDSVMLDSAPYLQDINPKIVVDAKVGRQAYEAPNLVKKMARNDELAPNVIVGLGTNGEIRRQDLDRMMKTFGTKRQVYWINNLVQSKPWQKDNNDMLAKANNDYKNLHIIDWYRLAKKHSDWFADDGVHQGPLGARNYVRLIVEKTGDVNKIK; via the coding sequence ATGGAAAGTCCAAAAAGACGTTATATCAAGGGATTTGATGGCTTACGTGCTTTAGCTGTCATTGGTGTTATTTTATTTCACTTAATGCCCACAAAATTTGTCGGTGGCTGGTTTGGCGTGCCACTTTTTTTTGTGATTTCAGGATATTTAATTACTGATCAATTGATACAAGAGTTTGATCGTAATCACAAGATTGCAATTTTTAAGTTTTATAAACGCAGATTAAAGCGTTTGTATCCTGCTTTAGTAGCCATGATGTTGATAGTGACTGCGGTGATTTTGCTTTTTGATCATCAGTTAGTCTACAATTTACGTCCTACTGTTGAAACTAATTTATTGTATGTCTTTAACTTTTGGGCAATTGGCCATGGACCGTCCTATTTTCAACAATTTGGTGGTGCTTCGCCTTTCACACATCTATGGTCACTTTCGATAGAGGGACAATTTTATTTTATTTGGCCGTTAGTTGTTTGGGCTATTTTACGATTGGGTTTGAAGCGAATAAATATTGCTAGCGTACTAATTTTGCTTTCATTAATTAGTGCAATATTAATGGCTGTTTTGTATGATCCTACTGCTATTAATCGAGTATATTATGGCACGGATACCCGACTATTTGCTATCCTATTGGGCACAGCCCTAGCATTTGTTTGGCCCTCGATTAAGCTCTCTAATCATGTTAGTAGCAAGGTGCAACGCTATCTTAATATTGCGGGATTCTGTTCCTTTTTACTTTGGGGATTAGGAACATTGTGGTTGAATGGGCAACATCCTGCGACTTATTATGGATTAATGTACTTGTTAACTATAGCAAGTACTGTTTTGGTTGCTGTAACAGCTCATCCGGCTTCCTGGCATGCCAAAATATTGGATAACAAACTTTTAAATTATTTAGGGAAACGTTCCTATAGTATCTACTTATATCAATTACCAGTTTTTGTGTTTTACGAAAAATTTATCCCACATTATCAACCAAATGTTTTGAATATATTGATTGAAATTGCGCTTGTTCTGCTGCTAAGTGAATTGAGCTACCGCTATGTTGAAAATTTGTTCCGTCGTAATGGAGAAAACCTGCGCCAAGTTGGTCATTGGTTGGTGCAATCACGTAATCGATTTTTCTTAATTTTAACGCCTGCGCTGATTTTTTTGCTTTTCATAGGTCATGGATTGGCAAGTCAAAATGCTGGTCAACCGCAACCACAGACTGAATTACAAAAGAAATTACTCAAAAATAAATTGGCGGTGAAAAAAAGTAATCAAATCGCTCAAAAATCGGCTAAACACTCTTCTAAGCAATCAAGTAATAAAAACATGTCGGCAGCTGATAAAAAAGTAATTGCAACATATGATTTAAACGCTGCACAATACATGAGCTTCAAGAATATGTCATTTACAGCTATTGGTGATTCGGTTATGTTAGATTCAGCACCATATCTCCAAGACATTAATCCCAAGATAGTGGTCGACGCAAAGGTGGGGCGCCAAGCCTACGAGGCACCGAATTTAGTGAAAAAAATGGCTCGCAACGATGAGTTGGCACCGAACGTCATAGTAGGATTAGGAACAAATGGTGAGATTAGAAGACAAGATTTAGATCGCATGATGAAAACCTTTGGTACAAAGCGACAGGTTTATTGGATTAATAATTTAGTACAGAGCAAACCTTGGCAGAAAGATAACAATGATATG
- the ccpA gene encoding catabolite control protein A, whose protein sequence is MQKKQTATIYDVASRVGVSLATVSRVVNGNSNVRESTKRKVLDAIEELGYHPNAVARGLASKKTTTIGVVMPDVTDMYYSELARGIDDVANMYHYDVLLTNTDEDPVRETMAINNLASKQVDGIIFMGNELDREVLKTISSVDAPVVLAGSIDAEKVLPSVNIDYIAATKEAVEMVVKNGHERVALVTGPMEYAINKQHRLVGYQAGLEAAGQEFDEDLLFASHQDYSAGYQIADKIFATNATAAIVHDDEVALGIMNYMRDQGKSVPEDFEIITSNDTKFAIVTRPALTSIGQPKYDIGAVAMRMLTKLMNNEVVDNMQVTLPHTFEKRGTTIN, encoded by the coding sequence ATGCAAAAAAAGCAAACGGCTACAATTTATGATGTTGCTAGTCGAGTTGGTGTATCACTAGCAACAGTATCGCGAGTTGTAAATGGCAACAGTAATGTCCGTGAATCTACGAAACGTAAAGTATTGGATGCGATTGAAGAATTAGGTTACCATCCCAATGCTGTAGCACGTGGGCTGGCTTCAAAAAAGACGACTACCATTGGTGTTGTGATGCCAGACGTAACAGACATGTACTATTCAGAGCTGGCACGAGGCATTGATGATGTCGCTAATATGTATCATTATGATGTCTTGCTAACAAATACAGATGAAGATCCTGTGCGTGAAACAATGGCTATTAACAATCTTGCCAGCAAGCAAGTTGATGGCATTATTTTTATGGGCAATGAATTGGATCGTGAAGTTTTAAAGACAATCTCCTCTGTTGATGCACCGGTTGTTTTAGCTGGTTCTATTGATGCTGAAAAGGTTTTGCCAAGTGTTAACATTGACTATATTGCAGCTACTAAAGAAGCGGTTGAAATGGTAGTTAAAAATGGACATGAACGTGTAGCGTTAGTTACCGGACCAATGGAATATGCAATTAACAAACAACATCGCTTAGTTGGCTACCAAGCAGGTCTAGAAGCTGCCGGACAAGAGTTTGATGAGGATTTGTTATTTGCCTCTCATCAGGACTATTCTGCTGGCTATCAAATCGCTGATAAAATTTTTGCCACTAATGCAACAGCAGCTATTGTTCATGATGATGAAGTTGCATTAGGAATCATGAATTATATGCGCGATCAAGGGAAGTCAGTTCCTGAAGATTTTGAAATCATCACATCAAATGATACAAAATTTGCAATTGTGACGCGTCCTGCTCTAACATCAATCGGTCAACCTAAGTACGATATTGGTGCAGTCGCAATGCGTATGTTAACTAAATTGATGAATAATGAAGTGGTGGATAACATGCAAGTTACGTTACCACATACATTTGAAAAACGAGGAACAACAATTAATTAA
- a CDS encoding CPBP family intramembrane glutamic endopeptidase gives MLETTNEVRPKSLLLRIINVVFTLFLIVVAPIPLVLATKTDNIFLQILCAATMFIFYIGIGFYAYRLLRKNVPGPVFTKPDIRNWRGLWWLVGMWFVMIAIEMILAQLRVQLTGVTTTENQEAINELTSNLNVTMVAMVIYGTFLAPVVEELVFRGLILNYFFRKSWWWANIILSGAVFALPHMDTIPTNLADTLSYVIYASMGMVLAYIYKKTGDLKNSIAVHMLNNGITMIPLLVVAIMNAI, from the coding sequence ATGCTTGAAACGACAAATGAAGTAAGACCAAAATCTTTACTGCTTAGAATAATTAATGTTGTTTTTACGCTATTTTTAATAGTTGTGGCACCCATCCCTTTGGTCCTTGCTACAAAAACAGATAATATATTTTTACAAATATTGTGTGCCGCAACAATGTTCATTTTTTATATAGGCATTGGGTTCTATGCTTATAGACTACTAAGAAAAAATGTACCTGGCCCAGTCTTTACCAAACCAGATATTCGAAACTGGCGAGGCCTCTGGTGGCTAGTAGGTATGTGGTTTGTTATGATAGCCATCGAGATGATACTAGCTCAATTACGGGTTCAACTAACAGGGGTTACCACAACCGAAAATCAAGAGGCTATTAATGAGCTAACTTCAAATTTAAATGTGACAATGGTTGCTATGGTAATTTATGGTACGTTTTTGGCACCTGTAGTTGAAGAATTAGTTTTTCGTGGGCTTATTTTAAATTATTTTTTCCGCAAAAGTTGGTGGTGGGCAAATATTATTTTGTCGGGGGCAGTTTTTGCACTGCCACACATGGATACGATTCCCACTAATCTCGCAGACACCTTAAGTTATGTGATATACGCTAGCATGGGGATGGTGCTCGCCTACATTTACAAAAAAACTGGTGATTTGAAAAATAGTATTGCCGTTCATATGTTGAATAATGGTATAACAATGATACCATTGCTAGTTGTAGCAATTATGAATGCTATATAA
- a CDS encoding aminopeptidase P family protein has translation MNAEKISALTSWLTKQELSGAIITNYHSVAYLSGFESDPIERVLALVLLENSEPFLFGPALEVNSMKESGWRYAAFGYEDHENPWLKLTNHIRTLTNGKKFAIEADNLTVARLKLLQTAFPDGEFSIDITDQINQLRLIKTPDEIAHMKAAGRDADRAFEIGFNALESGISELAVAAELEYELKKAGVSSMSFETLVQFGAHAADPHGSTSTNTLNTGEMALFDLGTMTEGYASDATRTVAFGNVSNEAKKIHAITLEAQLTAQSQAKIGMTASELDAIARNIITKSGYGQYFNHRLGHGLGSSVHEFPSIMAGNDMILEEGMVFSIEPGIYVPGVAGVRIEDSGYMSKEGFIPYTHTTKELLQF, from the coding sequence ATGAATGCAGAAAAAATCAGCGCATTAACTAGCTGGCTGACCAAACAAGAGTTGTCAGGCGCTATCATTACAAATTACCACAGTGTTGCCTATTTAAGCGGTTTTGAATCTGATCCAATAGAACGTGTTTTAGCGCTCGTTCTACTGGAAAATAGTGAACCTTTTTTGTTTGGACCGGCACTGGAAGTCAACAGTATGAAAGAAAGTGGCTGGCGCTATGCTGCTTTTGGCTATGAAGACCATGAAAATCCTTGGTTAAAATTAACTAACCATATTAGAACATTAACCAACGGTAAAAAGTTTGCCATTGAGGCCGATAATCTAACAGTTGCACGTCTTAAATTACTGCAAACCGCTTTTCCTGATGGAGAGTTTTCTATTGACATTACAGATCAAATTAATCAACTTCGCCTAATAAAAACACCAGACGAAATAGCACATATGAAGGCCGCTGGTCGTGATGCCGATCGCGCCTTTGAGATTGGCTTTAACGCACTAGAGAGTGGTATATCAGAGTTAGCTGTTGCCGCTGAATTAGAATATGAACTCAAAAAAGCAGGCGTATCTAGCATGAGTTTTGAAACGCTAGTTCAATTTGGGGCCCACGCCGCTGACCCACATGGTTCAACATCAACAAATACACTCAATACTGGTGAAATGGCGTTGTTTGATTTAGGAACGATGACTGAAGGATATGCCTCAGATGCCACAAGGACAGTAGCTTTTGGAAACGTGAGCAACGAGGCCAAAAAAATACATGCTATTACGCTCGAAGCACAACTCACGGCCCAATCACAAGCTAAAATTGGTATGACAGCCAGCGAACTGGATGCCATCGCACGAAATATCATTACAAAATCTGGCTATGGTCAATATTTTAATCATCGACTCGGACATGGCTTAGGCTCATCAGTACATGAGTTTCCTTCAATCATGGCGGGAAATGATATGATTCTTGAAGAAGGCATGGTCTTTTCTATTGAACCTGGTATTTACGTTCCAGGTGTTGCCGGTGTCCGTATTGAAGATAGTGGTTATATGAGTAAAGAAGGCTTCATTCCTTATACGCACACAACCAAAGAACTACTACAATTCTGA